From Phycodurus eques isolate BA_2022a chromosome 1, UOR_Pequ_1.1, whole genome shotgun sequence, one genomic window encodes:
- the LOC133416714 gene encoding lens fiber major intrinsic protein-like has translation MWEFRSMGFWRAVFAEFFGTMFFVFFGLGAALRWTTGPHHILHVALCFGLAAATLIQSIGHISGGHINPAVTFAYLVGAQLSLFRAFFYIIAQCLGAVAGAAVLYGVTPGNMRGNLAMNTLQPGVSLGMATTVEVFLTMQLVVCIFAVTDERRNGRLGSAALSIGFSITIGHLMGMYYTGAGMNPARSFAPAVLFRNFVNHWVYWVGPIIGGAMGALLYDFILFPRMRGLTERLATLKGSQPPERETQQETRGEPIELKTQAL, from the exons ATGTGGGAGTTCCGGTCCATGGGTTTTTGGAGGGCGGTCTTTGCAGAGTTCTTCGGGACCATGTTCTTTGTATTTTTCGGCCTGGGTGCCGCCCTGCGCTGGACCACTGGGCCGCATCACATTCTACATGTGGCCTTGTGCTTCGGCTTGGCAGCTGCCACCCTCATCCAGTCCATCGGCCACATCAGCGGCGGCCATATTAACCCTGCCGTTACCTTCGCCTACCTGGTCGGGGCCCAGCTGTCTCTTTTCCGTGCTTTTTTCTATATCATCGCCCAGTGCCTTGGCGCGGTTGCCGGCGCTGCCGTGCTGTATGGGGTCACACCTGGCAACATGAGGGGCAACCTGGCAATGAACACG CTGCAGCCTGGTGTCAGTCTAGGGATGGCCACCACCGTGGAGGTGTTCCTCACCATGCAGCTTGTGGTGTGCATCTTCGCTGTGACCGATGAGAGGAGAAACGGTCGCCTGGGTTCCGCCGCCCTCTCGATCGGCTTCTCCATCACCATCGGACATCTCATGGGG ATGTACTACACGGGTGCCGGCATGAACCCCGCCAGGTCCTTCGCTCCTGCGGTCCTGTTCAGAAACTTTGTCAACCACTGG GTCTACTGGGTGGGACCCATAATTGGCGGCGCCATGGGCGCCCTCCTGTACGATTTCATTCTGTTCCCACGTATGAGGGGTCTGACCGAGCGCCTGGCCACGTTGAAGGGCAGTCAACCCCCGGAGCGAGAGACCCAGCAGGAAACCCGCGGGGAGCCCATCGAACTCAAGACGCAAGCCTTGTAA